In one window of Gossypium hirsutum isolate 1008001.06 chromosome A01, Gossypium_hirsutum_v2.1, whole genome shotgun sequence DNA:
- the LOC107922538 gene encoding protein STRICTOSIDINE SYNTHASE-LIKE 2: MKAGVLLAKHECIIPFIGIAFCSHHLLLLLTHLSMASKPFIALATTVFFFSLIAVNHFGKPFQGKLGEMEVVPITDAVGPESVAFHPLGDGPYVGISDGRIIKWQPNEHRWISFGITSPNREGCEGKHDHETREHICGRPLGICFHETTGDLHIADAYMGLLKLGPAGGLATPIPTHAQPQPIPFTFTNSLDINQSDGSIYFSHTSSLYHRRNHIAVVLSGDKTGMLLKYEQESKQITVLLTNLSFPNGVALSKDGSFLVFAETTKCRILRYWLSTPKAGNLETLAQLPGFPDNIKRSPRGGFWVAIHSRRCKVLSWILSYSKLGNALIWVLPVDVITKAYSVMSKYLGSGLAMRISEEGIILETLELESGNKMSSISEVQEKDDHLWMGSINMPFLGVYRL, translated from the exons ATGAAGGCAGGTGTGTTATTGGCAAAACATGAATGCATTATTCCTTTCATTGGAATTGCTTTTTGCTCACACCACTTGCTTCTCCTCCTTACTCATCTCAGCATGGCCTCAAAACCCTTCATCGCATTAGCCACCACTGTTTTCTTCTTCTCCCTCATCGCCGTCAATCATTTTGGGAAACCTTTCCAGGGAAAACTTGGGGAAATGGAAGTTGTCCCAATTACGGATGCCGTAGGACCTGAAAGTGTAGCATTTCACCCACTTGGAGACGGTCCCTACGTCGGAATATCCGACGGTCGGATTATCAAGTGGCAACCAAATGAGCATCGGTGGATCAGTTTTGGCATCACTTCTCCTAACAG AGAAGGATGTGAAGGGAAACACGATCATGAGACAAGGGAACACATATGTGGACGTCCATTAGGCATATGCTTCCACGAGACTACCGGTGACCTTCACATCGCGGATGCATACATGGGACTACTAAAACTAGGTCCAGCAGGTGGCTTAGCCACTCCTATCCCAACGCATGCTCAACCTCAACCTATCCCTTTCACATTCACCAATAGCTTGGACATCAATCAATCTGATGGCTCCATTTATTTCTCCCACACCTCTTCTCTTTATCACAGGAG GAACCATATAGCAGTGGTTCTAAGTGGGGATAAAACAGGAATGCTGTTGAAATACGAGCAAGAAAGCAAACAAATCACTGTCCTTCTAACCAATCTTTCGTTCCCAAATGGAGTGGCATTAAGCAAAGATGGCAGCTTTCTTGTGTTTGCAGAAACCACCAAATGCAGGATCCTAAGGTACTGGTTATCAACACCCAAAGCTGGAAACCTGGAAACATTGGCACAACTCCCAGGATTCCCAGATAATATCAAAAGGAGCCCCAGAGGAGGATTTTGGGTGGCCATTCATTCACGAAGATGCAAGGTTTTGTCATGGATTCTTTCGTATTCAAAACTAGGGAATGCTTTGATTTGGGTATTGCCTGTTGATGTCATTACCAAAGCTTATTCAGTGATGTCGAAGTATTTAGGGAGTGGGCTGGCAATGAGGATAAGTGAAGAGGGTATTATTTTAGAAACTTTGGAACTTGAGAGTGGGAATAAAATGAGTTCCATAAGTGAAGTGCAAGAGAAAGATGACCACTTATGGATGGGATCAATTAACATGCCTTTCCTCGGTGTGTATAGGTTATAA